A genome region from Triticum aestivum cultivar Chinese Spring chromosome 2B, IWGSC CS RefSeq v2.1, whole genome shotgun sequence includes the following:
- the LOC123044241 gene encoding stress-response A/B barrel domain-containing protein DABB1 — protein sequence MICLRAIPSPRLLHLPLPRLASSPLRRLRPSAAAMSSSPSVAAPTVAAPVEHIVLIKVRPEAVASGAAAAMVSALQALSTLVPGVSYIHAGPVLRLRSPAAEALGPTHLLHSRYATKADLAAYAPHPAHVAAVQAHVAPNALDATAVDWVNAAGAPSPVAPGAAVRLTLAKVKEGVEVGQLVEKVAAATKDAGEASGAKVSFGENFSPARAKGYQFGMVAVFGSVEELDAVEGDGKVEEAKAALRPMLDEVMVLDFVVDAPAAASL from the coding sequence ATGATTTGCCTCAGAGCCATCCCCTCCCCTCGACTCCTCCACCTACCCCTACCCCGCCTCGCCTCCTCCCCGCTCCGCCGCCTCAGGCCCTCCGCCGCAGCCATGTCCTCCTCCCCCTCCGTCGCCGCGCCCACCGTAGCGGCACCGGTCGAGCACATCGTGCTCATCAAGGTCCGCCCGGAGGCCGTGGCCTCGGGGGCCGCCGCGGCGATGGTCTCCGCGCTGCAGGCGCTCTCCACGCTCGTCCCGGGGGTCTCCTACATCCACGCGGGCCCCGTGCTCCGCCTCCGCTCCCCGGCCGCCGAGGCGCTGGGCCCCACCCACCTCCTCCACTCCCGCTACGCCACCAAGGCCGACCTCGCCGCCTACGCCCCGCACCCGGCCCACGTGGCCGCCGTGCAGGCGCACGTCGCCCCCAACGCGCTCGACGCCACcgccgttgactgggtcaacgccGCGGGCGCCCCGTCCCCCGTCGCCCCCGGCGCCGCCGTGCGCCTCACCCTCGCCAAGGTCAAGGAGGGCGTGGAGGTCGGGCAGCTCGTCGAGAAGGTGGCCGCGGCCACCaaggacgccggcgaggccagcggcGCCAAGGTCAGCTTCGGGGAGAACTTCTCCCCCGCGCGGGCCAAGGGGTACCAGTTCGGGATGGTGGCCGTGTTCGGGAGCGTCGAGGAGCTGGACGCCGTGGagggcgacggcaaggtggaggagGCCAAGGCCGCCCTCAGGCCCATGCTCGACGAGGTCATGGTGCTGGACTTCGTCGTCGACGCTCCGGCGGCCGCGAGCCTCTGA
- the LOC123044240 gene encoding peroxisome biogenesis factor 10 gives MWCAGRNNAESRGVCAKATTGGPDERRTRTNGLPRALDSTARGEGMSAGDPAGDAGPSSRGGGRAARPRRFPTAAQPEVMRAAEKDDSYAAHVTEACRDAFRHLFGTRVAVAYQNEIKLLGQSLYYLLTTGSGQQTLGEEYCDISQVATSHGLPPTPARRMLFILYHTTVPYLAERISSRIVSRGIYMDDTQLDNHHESDNPSRGITESSTNTNESSRSLSFSMLSRLRSKAHAFWLWVVQKWPSMLPLGQDFIQLAIRTNLMFFYFEGLYYHLSKRGAGIHYVFIGKPMNQRPRYQILGIFLLIQLCILGAERLRRSNLSSIASSINQISSGSYPSSTGRSVPVVNEDGNIISDIRHGKAVDLASGSESSSSKSKCTLCLSTRQNPTATTCGHVFCWNCIMEWCNEKPECPLCRTPITHSSLICIYHSDF, from the exons ATGTGGTGTGCGGGCAGAAATAATGCTGAGAGCAGGGGCGTATGTGCAAAAGCTACCACTGGAGGTCCGGACGAACGGCGCACGCGCACGAACGGACTCCCCCGAGCTCTGGACTCGACCGCGCGGGGAGAGGGGATGAGTGCCGGGGATCCCGCCGGCGATGCGGGGCCCAgctcccgcggcggcggccgggccgCGCGTCCGCGGCGGTTCCCGACGGCGGCGCAGCCGGAGGTCATGCGCGCGGCGGAGAAGGACGACAGCTACGCCGCCCACGTCACCGAGGCCTGCCGCGACGCCTTCCGCCACCTCTTCG GTACCAGGGTTGCCGTTGCTTACCAGAACGAG ATAAAATTGCTTGGGCAGTCCTTATATTACTTGCTAACAACTGGTTCAGGCCAGCAAACACTCGGAGAAGAATATTGTGATATATCTCAG GTTGCAACCTCACATGGGCTTCCGCCGACACCTGCTAGGCGGATGCTTTTCATTTTGTATCATACTACTGTGCCCTATCTCGCTGAAAGAATCAG TTCGAGAATTGTCTCCCGTGGTATTTACATGGATGACACTCAGCTTGATAATCATCATGAAAGTGACAATCCTAGTAGAGGCATAACAGAATCCTCTACAAATACGAATGAGTCTTCGAGAAGCTTGAGTTTCTCTATGCTCTCGAGGTTGAGAAGCAAAGCGCATGCCTTTTGGCTATGGGTGGTTCAGAAATGGCCTTCG ATGCTGCCGCTTGGTCAAGATTTTATACAGTTGGCTATACGGACAAACCTGATGTTCTTCTACTTTGAAG GATTATATTATCATTTATCAAAGCGAGGAGCTGGTATTCATTATGTATTCATTGGTAAGCCAATGAATCAGAGGCCCAG GTACCAAATTTTGGGTATCTTTTTGCTGATCCAGTTGTGTATTCTTGGTGCTGAAAGACTCCGAAGAAGTAACTTATCATCAATAGCTAGTTCCATTAATCAAATTTCGTCCGGAAGCTATCCTTCATCTACAG GTCGGAGTGTCCCTGTTGTGAATGAGGATGGAAATATCATCAGTGACATCCGTCATGGCAAAGCTGTAGATTTGGCTTCTGGTTCAGAG TCATCCAGTAGCAAGAGCAAGTGCACTCTCTGTCTCAGTACCCGGCAGAATCCTACTGCCACAACCTGCGGACATGTCTTCTGCTG GAACTGCATAATGGAGTGGTGCAATGAGAAGCCTGAATGCCCCCTATGCAGAACTCCTATTACACATTCAAGTTTAATTTGTATATATCATTCAGATTTCTAG